A region of Allocoleopsis franciscana PCC 7113 DNA encodes the following proteins:
- a CDS encoding 1-acyl-sn-glycerol-3-phosphate acyltransferase, producing MPDLMIQAQPPLEFIPPNFNPLVLRVAQQVLPMWRRRHTAISQIEADNVEVLVDLYRQFQEGKIRFLMAFRHPSVDDPLCLAHLLWRLVPQVAKQQGISLQSPIHSHFIYDRGIPLWAGSQMAWLYSRLGGTPIQRGKADWMGLRSIRHLFANGQFPMLASPEGATNGHNEIISPLEPGIAQFGFWCAEDVHKADRTQEVCILPIGIQYRYVEAPWKAIEKLLSELEAASGLPVEEGSLELTPATQTLTPKAQNWLYCRLYRLSDRLLSFMEEFYTRFYHQTLPTVTGDTTPPSPESATHLNEGLAVRLQALLNVALQVAEEYFDLSAKGSLIDRCRRLEQAGWNYIYREELKNVKAISPLERGLADRIAEEANLRMWHMRLVETFVAVTGYYVIEKPTVERFAETTLLLWDMVTRIKGHSPFQRPRLGRQRVQMTIGQPLSVSERYPMYQASRQGARQAVADLTEDLQKAMESLISSEA from the coding sequence TTGCCAGATTTGATGATTCAGGCTCAGCCCCCTCTAGAATTTATCCCACCGAATTTTAATCCCTTAGTGCTAAGAGTCGCCCAACAAGTGCTGCCGATGTGGAGGCGTCGGCACACAGCGATTAGCCAAATTGAAGCAGACAACGTCGAGGTTTTGGTCGATTTATATCGTCAGTTTCAGGAGGGTAAAATTCGTTTCTTAATGGCGTTTCGGCATCCCAGTGTTGATGACCCCCTTTGTCTGGCTCACTTGCTGTGGCGGTTGGTACCCCAGGTTGCCAAACAACAGGGGATATCGTTACAGTCCCCCATTCATAGCCATTTTATTTATGATCGGGGCATTCCTCTGTGGGCGGGTTCACAAATGGCTTGGCTCTATTCTCGATTGGGTGGCACTCCGATCCAGCGGGGTAAGGCCGATTGGATGGGGTTACGCTCGATTCGTCACTTATTTGCCAATGGTCAGTTTCCGATGTTGGCTTCCCCTGAAGGAGCGACGAATGGACATAATGAGATTATCAGTCCCCTAGAACCGGGGATTGCACAATTTGGATTTTGGTGTGCTGAAGATGTACACAAAGCAGATCGAACCCAAGAGGTGTGCATTTTACCCATCGGAATTCAGTATCGTTACGTTGAAGCGCCCTGGAAAGCCATAGAAAAGCTGTTAAGCGAATTAGAAGCGGCGAGTGGTTTACCCGTTGAGGAGGGAAGCTTAGAGTTAACCCCTGCCACTCAAACCCTAACCCCGAAAGCTCAAAACTGGCTTTATTGCAGGCTTTATCGTTTGAGCGATCGCTTATTGTCGTTCATGGAAGAGTTTTACACTCGCTTCTATCATCAAACCTTGCCAACGGTGACAGGGGATACCACTCCTCCCTCCCCAGAGTCAGCAACCCACCTCAATGAAGGGTTAGCCGTTCGCCTCCAAGCCTTACTCAACGTGGCGCTACAGGTAGCCGAAGAGTATTTTGACTTGTCTGCGAAGGGGAGTTTAATTGATCGCTGTCGTCGGTTAGAGCAAGCAGGCTGGAATTATATCTATCGAGAAGAGTTGAAGAATGTTAAAGCCATTTCTCCTTTGGAGAGAGGATTAGCCGATCGCATTGCGGAGGAAGCCAACTTGCGGATGTGGCACATGCGTTTAGTGGAAACGTTTGTGGCTGTTACTGGCTACTACGTGATTGAAAAGCCTACCGTAGAGCGATTTGCTGAGACGACCTTACTATTATGGGATATGGTCACTCGCATTAAGGGTCATAGCCCTTTTCAGCGCCCTCGCTTAGGCCGACAACGGGTACAGATGACCATTGGGCAGCCTCTATCGGTTTCAGAACGCTATCCTATGTATCAGGCGAGTCGTCAGGGTGCTCGACAAGCGGTGGCGGATCTCACTGAAGACCTGCAAAAAGCGATGGAATCGCTGATCTCGTCAGAAGCCTAA
- a CDS encoding carotenoid oxygenase family protein, whose translation MVSVQNFTRSSIGQFEATISGAWPQELSGHIFVAAPYHQIGERHLFGGAGVTIRWDLAPQNGKVKLLCKRVNTWDSFWQDLLPLTWRQRAFFPARMSLFGIAEPANTGVVNMNGRLLLTADAGRYWEIDPVTLETITPVGYFDEHIISVPLSFFPMVANTAHPFYDPETGELISCELKCVPRPGQLFYDMISQVYITVWDGKGTLKHWELDGTRLDGSPHTIILTEECAMIPDMPFQMGLTTLMGLKVPPTNAYPHTQVYVVDRKDLTAANYKVPARLVTFPGDSYHFLCNYRHNDGNIQMVAVQQGTISLTQSLEPCDVMHFTGKPYSEEYWGIPWMFGFDPGVLRKVVIGDGQVIQEEAFIHPGWYSTMLYTADPREQFTASGYSAIYQGYSGYWRDFICRRQYLAFRDHPNRILTDQKLPTHNLPSVLARIPLAEDWKMLTEQLEKEQQEHPERELPSLGHEFLDFYVFPDHCLLDSIQYIPQGKGYIFTKVFAENHLEAWLFAADNLKNGPIAKLTLPDTVNFGFTLHSEYFEKLVSAPPSYRVDRVSCALRSLAKVPREFIFNQPDQVLNR comes from the coding sequence ATGGTATCTGTTCAAAATTTTACTCGTTCCAGCATTGGTCAATTTGAAGCTACCATCTCTGGAGCTTGGCCTCAGGAACTATCGGGTCATATTTTCGTGGCGGCTCCCTATCACCAAATTGGAGAACGTCATTTGTTTGGGGGTGCGGGTGTCACTATCCGTTGGGATCTGGCTCCACAAAATGGGAAAGTCAAACTCCTGTGCAAACGAGTTAATACCTGGGATAGTTTTTGGCAAGATTTGCTTCCCCTCACTTGGCGGCAGCGAGCTTTTTTTCCGGCAAGAATGAGTCTCTTTGGTATTGCCGAGCCAGCAAACACTGGAGTGGTCAATATGAATGGGCGACTGCTTCTCACCGCCGATGCGGGACGCTACTGGGAAATCGATCCGGTCACCCTAGAAACGATTACGCCGGTGGGATACTTTGACGAACATATCATCAGTGTTCCCCTCTCATTCTTCCCCATGGTGGCAAATACAGCTCACCCTTTTTACGACCCAGAGACGGGTGAGTTAATTAGCTGCGAATTGAAATGTGTGCCGCGTCCAGGGCAATTGTTTTATGACATGATTAGCCAGGTTTATATTACCGTTTGGGACGGTAAAGGCACGTTAAAGCACTGGGAGTTGGATGGAACTCGACTCGATGGTAGCCCCCATACCATCATCCTCACCGAAGAATGCGCGATGATTCCCGATATGCCTTTCCAAATGGGCTTAACCACACTCATGGGGCTTAAGGTTCCACCCACCAATGCTTATCCTCATACTCAGGTCTATGTCGTAGACCGTAAAGACTTAACAGCCGCCAACTATAAAGTTCCCGCACGCCTGGTTACCTTTCCAGGTGATAGCTACCATTTCCTCTGTAACTACCGCCATAACGATGGAAACATTCAGATGGTGGCTGTCCAACAGGGAACAATTAGCCTGACTCAATCATTGGAACCCTGTGATGTTATGCACTTTACGGGCAAACCCTACAGCGAGGAATATTGGGGCATTCCCTGGATGTTTGGTTTTGACCCAGGTGTTCTACGTAAAGTAGTTATTGGTGATGGTCAAGTCATTCAAGAAGAAGCGTTTATCCATCCCGGATGGTATTCCACCATGCTCTATACGGCTGACCCACGGGAGCAGTTTACCGCTTCAGGTTATTCGGCAATTTACCAAGGCTATAGTGGGTATTGGCGAGATTTTATCTGCCGTCGTCAGTACCTTGCTTTCCGGGATCATCCTAACCGTATCCTGACTGATCAGAAACTGCCCACCCACAATTTACCTTCTGTTTTAGCTCGCATTCCTCTAGCAGAAGATTGGAAAATGCTGACCGAGCAGTTGGAAAAAGAACAACAAGAACATCCGGAGCGGGAGTTACCGAGCTTAGGGCATGAATTCCTGGATTTTTATGTGTTCCCCGATCACTGTCTTCTCGACAGTATTCAATATATTCCTCAAGGTAAGGGATATATTTTCACGAAAGTATTTGCCGAAAATCATCTGGAAGCCTGGTTATTTGCTGCCGATAACCTCAAGAACGGCCCGATTGCCAAGCTGACTCTGCCAGATACAGTTAACTTTGGCTTCACCTTACATTCTGAGTATTTTGAGAAGCTGGTTTCTGCTCCTCCTTCCTATCGTGTTGATCGGGTTTCCTGTGCTTTGCGGAGTTTAGCCAAAGTTCCTAGGGAATTTATCTTCAACCAACCCGATCAAGTTTTGAACCGTTGA